In one Sphingobium indicum B90A genomic region, the following are encoded:
- a CDS encoding efflux RND transporter periplasmic adaptor subunit produces the protein MTNDATSDQGLNDFLGERPERPWRKWAVRGAVGVALLILVLLLARCFSGDDKPNYATREVRKGDLTVSVSATGNLKPINQVDVGSEQSGKITAVHVDVNDRVTRGQKLAELDTRRLVDTINQNRAQLASSQAGVAQAEAQAALAKATLDRQLNVFKLSGGRVPARTELDAARADYSSALANLRSAQAQVRVSQAQLSTAQTNLSIAQIVSPVTGVVLSRDIEPGQTVAASLNAPVLFTIAEDLTQMEVEVSVDEADVGQVKEGQSANFSVDAFPGRTFPARVTRVNVGSNSASASSSSSSGSSAASSTTGTVVAYTAVLSVDNKDEILRPGMTATADIVTQELHDVLLVPNSALRFKPSAGNQGGGITSQIVPGPRRFRRGGANRQVSFGIGSSQTVYVVGEDGNPRAVQVTVGASDGARTVITGGGLKPGMRVITGQLAAGQQAPAEDQADGGSRGGGPRDRNRRPEGDRSTDGSPATVGKLGNSGGGKAETAPVRTGRQSGS, from the coding sequence ATGACTAACGATGCGACCAGCGATCAGGGCCTGAACGACTTTCTGGGGGAGCGGCCCGAAAGGCCGTGGCGCAAATGGGCGGTCCGGGGCGCGGTCGGCGTCGCCCTGCTGATCCTCGTCCTGCTGCTTGCCCGCTGCTTTTCGGGGGACGACAAGCCCAATTACGCGACGCGGGAAGTGCGCAAGGGCGACCTCACCGTCTCCGTATCCGCCACCGGCAATCTGAAGCCCATCAACCAGGTCGATGTCGGTTCAGAACAGTCGGGCAAGATCACGGCGGTCCATGTCGATGTGAACGACCGCGTGACCAGGGGGCAGAAGCTGGCCGAACTCGACACCCGGCGGCTGGTGGACACGATCAACCAGAACCGGGCGCAGCTTGCCTCCTCGCAGGCTGGCGTTGCACAGGCGGAGGCGCAGGCGGCGCTGGCCAAGGCGACGCTCGACCGCCAGCTCAACGTGTTCAAGCTCTCCGGCGGGCGCGTTCCCGCCAGGACGGAACTGGATGCCGCCCGCGCCGACTACAGTTCCGCCCTCGCCAACCTCCGCTCGGCGCAGGCGCAGGTTCGCGTTTCGCAGGCGCAGCTTTCCACGGCGCAGACCAATCTTTCCATCGCCCAGATCGTCTCGCCCGTGACCGGCGTCGTCCTGTCCCGCGACATAGAGCCGGGACAAACCGTCGCCGCCTCGCTGAACGCGCCGGTCCTTTTCACCATCGCCGAAGACCTGACCCAGATGGAGGTGGAGGTTTCGGTCGACGAAGCGGATGTCGGACAGGTGAAGGAAGGCCAGAGCGCCAATTTCTCCGTCGACGCCTTCCCCGGCCGCACCTTTCCGGCGCGGGTGACGCGGGTCAATGTCGGCTCCAACAGCGCCAGCGCCAGTTCCTCCTCCTCATCGGGCAGCAGCGCGGCCAGCAGCACGACGGGCACCGTCGTCGCCTATACGGCGGTGCTGTCGGTGGACAACAAGGACGAGATATTGCGCCCCGGCATGACCGCGACCGCCGACATCGTGACGCAGGAACTGCATGACGTGCTGCTCGTCCCCAACAGCGCGCTTCGCTTCAAGCCCAGCGCGGGCAACCAGGGCGGCGGCATCACCAGCCAGATCGTCCCCGGCCCCCGCCGTTTCCGCCGGGGCGGCGCGAACCGGCAGGTCAGCTTCGGCATCGGCAGCAGCCAGACCGTCTACGTCGTGGGCGAGGACGGCAATCCCAGGGCAGTGCAGGTGACCGTCGGCGCCAGCGACGGCGCGCGCACGGTCATCACCGGCGGCGGCCTCAAGCCCGGCATGCGCGTCATCACCGGGCAACTTGCCGCCGGCCAGCAGGCTCCGGCGGAGGACCAGGCCGATGGCGGTTCGCGGGGCGGCGGACCGCGTGACCGCAACCGCAGGCCGGAAGGCGACCGCTCCACCGACGGCAGCCCGGCGACCGTCGGCAAGCTCGGCAATTCGGGCGGCGGGAAGGCGGAAACAGCGCCGGTCCGCACCGGCCGCCAGAGCGGAAGCTGA
- a CDS encoding ABC transporter ATP-binding protein, which yields MAADPIISLRGVTKVYGAGPTAFQALKGIDLDIAQGDFVAVMGPSGSGKSTTMNILGCLDVPTGGEFLFKGRHVETLDRDQRALLRRRYLGFVFQGFNLLSRTTALENVELPLLYRGEDKKTRYEAGMAALDKVGLKDWWDHTPAELSGGQQQRVAIARAIVTQPDVLLADEPTGNLDSERSVEIMELLTDLNRNGGINVLMVTHEPDMAAFARTIVHFKDGLVERVEQGVTA from the coding sequence ATGGCGGCCGATCCGATCATCTCCCTGCGCGGCGTCACCAAGGTCTATGGTGCCGGCCCGACCGCCTTTCAGGCGCTGAAGGGCATCGATCTCGACATTGCGCAGGGCGATTTCGTGGCGGTCATGGGGCCTTCCGGCTCCGGCAAGTCGACGACGATGAACATATTGGGCTGCCTCGACGTGCCCACGGGCGGGGAGTTCCTGTTCAAGGGGCGGCATGTCGAAACGCTCGACCGCGACCAGCGCGCCCTGCTGCGCCGCCGCTATCTGGGCTTCGTGTTCCAGGGGTTCAACCTGTTGTCCCGCACCACGGCGCTGGAGAATGTCGAGTTGCCCCTGCTCTATCGCGGCGAGGACAAGAAGACCCGATATGAGGCCGGCATGGCCGCGCTGGACAAGGTCGGCCTGAAGGACTGGTGGGACCACACGCCCGCCGAACTGTCCGGCGGGCAGCAGCAGCGCGTCGCCATCGCCCGCGCCATCGTGACCCAGCCCGACGTGCTGCTGGCGGACGAGCCGACCGGCAACCTCGATTCCGAAAGATCGGTGGAGATCATGGAACTGCTGACCGACCTCAACCGCAATGGCGGCATCAACGTGCTGATGGTGACGCATGAGCCGGACATGGCCGCCTTTGCGCGGACCATCGTGCATTTCAAGGACGGGCTGGTGGAGCGGGTCGAGCAGGGGGTGACGGCGTGA